In the Alphaproteobacteria bacterium genome, GCGATCTGCCTGCAGATGGCGGCCGCGAAGGAATGGGGGCAAGAAAACTACGCGAAGCTCGATCCGCTCACGATCACGCTGCCGCATCCGGACGCGACGATCGCGATCATTTCCAAGTCGACCGAGGTCACCGGCCACTACGGCGTGTCGCCGTTCCAGGATTACGAGGCAGCTTCGCCCGGCGTGCACGTGGTGCTCAAATCCTACGACACGCTCGGCGGGCCGACGACGAACGGCGTTATGTTCATGGCGAAGAAATTCCGCGATGCGAGCCCCAAGGTGACGAGCGCGGTCTACGCGGCGCTCGTGGAAGCGTCGGACTTCATCAACAGAGAGCCGCGGCAGGCGGGGGAGATCTACATCGCCAAGACCAACGAGAAGCGCTCCGGACCGGCCGAGATGGAGAAGCTGATCTCCAATCCGGACAACGTCTGGGCCACGACGCCGCTCAACGCGATGCGCTACGTCGAGTTCATGCACAAGGTCGGCACTTGCAAGAAGCTACCGGCGAGCTGGAAAGACATGTTCATGCCCGAGGTGCATGAACTGAAGGGGAGCTGAGTTCGCCGGGGCCGCGCACTCCGTGTCCCCCTCCAGGGGAGGGTGACGGAGCGTGTGGCCTCCTCCGTGCAACGCTTCTCTACGCCTGCTTCTCGGTGAAGAACTTCTCGCCATAGGCAAAGCGGTTCGGCTTGAGGAAGAAGCCGAGGATCACGGCGCCATTCGGTGATACCGCCTCATGCTGATTGCCGCCCGGCCGCCAGCAGAACTGGCCCGGCCCGCAGATGCCTTCGTGATCCTCGAGCGTGCCCTCGATCACATAGGTCTGTTCGAGCGCGGTGTGCTCGTGCAGCGGCACGACGGCGCCGGGCGCCAGCTTGAACAGCGCCGTGGTGATCCCGCTGTCGTCGGAATAGAGCACCTTGATCTGGATGCCGGGAAACTTGGTTACCTCCCATGGCATGTTCGGAACATCGAGATAGCGCGAGGCGAGATGCGGCGGGTTCTCGGGTCTGATGTCGGAATGTACGACCTTGCGGGCTTGCGCTGACATGGAATCCTCCTTGGGATCGGCGCACGGCTAGCGCGACATCGTTGGAAGGCTTGTTGTGCGTCGCGCCTGACGCTCATGGATCACGTTATCTCATGCGCAATCTCGCGTGAATGGGGCAGCGCTGGCCCTCATCGCTTCATGGCGCCGTGCATACGCCATGGTCCAGACGCGCCGCTGATCGATGGAACTCCGAAAAGCCGGCAGCTCGCTGCGGGATATGGTACTGCGATACACACGCTCGGCGCGCCGGGTGCGCTATGAGGAATCATCGCCGCGAGTTGTCGCGGCACGAAAGTGAATCATTCGAGTGCAGGCTCCAATAGCGCAGGCGACCAGCGGGGCCAGGCGACGATTCAGGCTCATTCTGATCAAGCCGTCACATTACGACGACGATGGCTACGTGATTCAGTGGTTCCGCTCCGTGATGCCGTCGAACTCGCTGGCCGCGCTTTACGGCCTTGCGATCGACGCCGCCAAGCGTCAGGTGCTCGGTCCGGATGTCGAGATCGACGTCCTGCCCATCGACGAAACCAATACGCGTGTCCGGCCGAAAGACATCATTGCGGACATGGCGCGGCATGGCGGGTTCGGGCTGGTCGGCCTGGTCGGCGTGCAATCGAACCAGTTTCCGCGTGCCGTGGACATCGCCCGGCCGCTGCGCGCGGCCGGCGTGCCGGTCGTCATTGGCGGCTTCCATGTCTCCGGGTGCCTCTCGATGCTGCCGGGCATCCAGCCCGACCTTCAGGCCGCGATCGATCTCGGCATCAGTCTTTTTGCGGGCGAGGCCGAAGCACGGCTCGACGACCTGCTGCGCGATGCGGTCAGCGCCACGATGAAGCCGATCTACAACTATCTCGACGACCTGCCGTCGATCGAAGGCGCGCCGATCCCGTTCCTGCCCGCCGAGCACGTCAAGCGCACCGCCGGCAACTATTCGACATTCGACGCCGGGCGCGGCTGCCCGTATCAATGCTCGTTCTGCACCATCATCAACGTGCAGGGGCGCAAATCGCGCCGCCGTTCACCGGACGACGTCGAGCACATCATCCGCGCAAACTGGGCCGAGGGCACGCGCCGCTTTTTCATCACCGACGACAATCTCGCCCGCAACAAGGATTGGGAGCCGATCCTCGATCGGATCATCGCGTTGAGAGACCAGGGTATCAAGGTCTCGCTCATGATCCAGGTCGATACCCTCTGCCACAAGATTCCGAACTTCATCGAGAAGTGTGGCAAGGCCGGCGTGACCCGCGTGTTCATCGGCATGGAGAGCGTCAATCCCGAAACGCTGATGGCGGCGAAGAAACGCCAGAACAAGATCACCGAGTACCGCAACCTGCTGCTCGCCTGGAAATCGATCGGCGCCGTCACGTATGCGGGCTACATCCTGGGATTCCCCACGGATACGCCGGAGACGATCCGGCGCGACATCGCCACCGTGCAGAAAGAGCTTCCGGTCGACATGATGGAGTTCTTCATCCTGACGCCGCTGCCGGGGTCGGAGGACCATCAGATCCTGTTCAGAAAGGGGACCGCGATGGACCCCGACATGAACAAGTACGACACCGAGCACGCGTGCACGGCGCATCCGCGGATGAGCAACGAAACGCTGGAGGCGGTCTACCGCGCCGCGTGGGACACCTACTATACGCGTGAGCACATGGCGACGATCCTGCGCCGTGCGGCCGCGACCGGCGTGCGCCTCGGACCCCTGCCCGGCACGCTGTTGCACTTCGCGCTGTTCACCAAATGGGAGAAGACCCATCCGCTGCAGGGCGGCATCTTCCGCCTGAAATACCGGCGCGACCGCCGCCCAACTTTGCCGCTAGAACCGGTGTGGCGCTTCTATCCGCGGTTCGCCTGGGAGCTCGGGCAGAAGGCGATCGCGGTCGCAAGCGCCGCGATTTTCCTGTTCGGATTGAAGAAGCGCATCAAGGCCGATCCCGACCGGCTGGCCTATCGCGATGCCGCGATCACGCCGGTGACCGAGGACGAGACCGGCACGCTCGACCTGTTCACCAACAATGAATCCGCGCGCCAGGCCGTGGCGCACGAGCGCAGGGTCAAGGAGCTGACGGCGGCATAAACGCGGTCTGAGACGGCGAGCTTGCGGACGGGGATAAGACCTCGCGACGTCAGACTCGCGGCTCAAGCCGCAGGCCGATGCGCGCGGAGGAACGAGCGGATCTGGCGCACCGCGAGCGGCACGCGCTCCTTCGGCTCCTTCCAGGGGAACATGCTCACCTCCGCATTGGGGGCGAGCATCGCGGTTTCCATGGCGACCGCATAGGGGTGCGCCGGGACATCGTCGGGCAGGATCAGCACCGGCGTCTGGCAATTGCGCACGAAGTCGCGCGTCACGGTGAAAACGAAATCCGGATCGGTGCGGTACATACGCGTGACGAACCGATCAACCATCTCCATGGTGA is a window encoding:
- a CDS encoding radical SAM protein encodes the protein MIQWFRSVMPSNSLAALYGLAIDAAKRQVLGPDVEIDVLPIDETNTRVRPKDIIADMARHGGFGLVGLVGVQSNQFPRAVDIARPLRAAGVPVVIGGFHVSGCLSMLPGIQPDLQAAIDLGISLFAGEAEARLDDLLRDAVSATMKPIYNYLDDLPSIEGAPIPFLPAEHVKRTAGNYSTFDAGRGCPYQCSFCTIINVQGRKSRRRSPDDVEHIIRANWAEGTRRFFITDDNLARNKDWEPILDRIIALRDQGIKVSLMIQVDTLCHKIPNFIEKCGKAGVTRVFIGMESVNPETLMAAKKRQNKITEYRNLLLAWKSIGAVTYAGYILGFPTDTPETIRRDIATVQKELPVDMMEFFILTPLPGSEDHQILFRKGTAMDPDMNKYDTEHACTAHPRMSNETLEAVYRAAWDTYYTREHMATILRRAAATGVRLGPLPGTLLHFALFTKWEKTHPLQGGIFRLKYRRDRRPTLPLEPVWRFYPRFAWELGQKAIAVASAAIFLFGLKKRIKADPDRLAYRDAAITPVTEDETGTLDLFTNNESARQAVAHERRVKELTAA
- a CDS encoding ABC transporter substrate-binding protein, with translation MRRREFCLGLVAMPALARSAFADEASSITLIAQHGLPYLPLMVMEAQGLVEKHAARLGVPNLKTDYRTLGGTQSIIDALIAGSMHFGIAGVPGLATLWDKTVGTEHEVRGLCAAQAMPFLLVTNKPEIKTIADFKEGDKIAVPGVKNSNQAICLQMAAAKEWGQENYAKLDPLTITLPHPDATIAIISKSTEVTGHYGVSPFQDYEAASPGVHVVLKSYDTLGGPTTNGVMFMAKKFRDASPKVTSAVYAALVEASDFINREPRQAGEIYIAKTNEKRSGPAEMEKLISNPDNVWATTPLNAMRYVEFMHKVGTCKKLPASWKDMFMPEVHELKGS
- a CDS encoding cupin domain-containing protein, encoding MSAQARKVVHSDIRPENPPHLASRYLDVPNMPWEVTKFPGIQIKVLYSDDSGITTALFKLAPGAVVPLHEHTALEQTYVIEGTLEDHEGICGPGQFCWRPGGNQHEAVSPNGAVILGFFLKPNRFAYGEKFFTEKQA